In one window of Photorhabdus laumondii subsp. laumondii DNA:
- a CDS encoding type II toxin-antitoxin system Phd/YefM family antitoxin — protein MKVLTYSEAKQNLSETMTNVVNDCSPVIITRKNGESCILMSLTDVESLQETAYLMRSPTNANRLLESTSQLRTRKGKLKELDLD, from the coding sequence ATGAAAGTGTTAACTTACTCAGAAGCAAAACAAAATCTTTCTGAAACGATGACAAATGTCGTGAACGATTGTAGCCCAGTGATTATCACTCGTAAAAATGGCGAAAGTTGCATACTTATGTCATTAACTGATGTCGAATCTTTGCAAGAAACAGCTTATTTGATGAGATCACCAACCAACGCGAATCGTCTTCTGGAATCTACCTCTCAGTTAAGAACCAGAAAAGGGAAGCTCAAGGAATTGGATTTAGACTGA
- a CDS encoding Fic family protein has translation MAKTGNERLAEALRAASDAAVGNVLSSKSITDKQRTLLINKGYFKQIIRGWYLLDADLTTEKAGDSVLWYESIWSFVGQYVESIFEDDYWLSPESSLDLHTANNALPNQIIVYTSDTTPRTLNLPNNMSMVIIKGRVPCKTVKVNGINVHSLESALVETGPQTFRANPISIQLALRNADLSLLSEAVLTTKNVASGNRLIGAYQQLKMRAESRKLQTIMEGAGFEGIKQVNPFGHIPMIVGGSRGESPSAVRVRLLWQEMRQEVVEVFDDFPPPFDFFERSIEKTHAMMSSLYISDAYNSLSIEGYKVTPELIERLSKGDWSPNTIQRDKEQKDAMAARGYYDAFNKVKELLREAHEDKEGLDIHYLIDVGLTDWFTALFNPCVDAGIIDRLDLAGFRKGPIYIRTSMHVPPSSEQLMDCMEALKELIATEKHFVVKAILGHLFLGYIHPFPDGNGRTARFLMNFLLVIGGYPWTVIKLKNRTQYLSALESASVGKNVKPFAEFVQQSMQEVEHNMK, from the coding sequence ATGGCAAAAACTGGAAACGAAAGGTTGGCAGAAGCGCTGAGAGCTGCAAGCGATGCGGCCGTGGGCAACGTGCTGAGTTCTAAGTCAATCACTGATAAACAACGCACACTTCTGATCAATAAAGGCTATTTCAAGCAAATCATCAGAGGATGGTATCTCCTGGATGCAGATCTCACCACTGAAAAAGCGGGTGATTCAGTACTTTGGTATGAATCCATCTGGTCTTTCGTTGGGCAGTACGTCGAAAGTATCTTCGAAGATGATTACTGGCTAAGTCCTGAATCCTCTCTTGATTTACATACAGCAAACAATGCCTTACCAAACCAGATAATCGTCTACACCTCAGACACGACGCCTCGCACACTTAATCTACCTAACAACATGAGTATGGTGATCATCAAGGGAAGGGTTCCCTGTAAGACTGTCAAAGTAAACGGTATAAATGTTCATTCGTTAGAAAGCGCACTCGTTGAAACTGGCCCACAAACTTTCAGAGCCAACCCTATAAGCATTCAGCTAGCACTCAGGAATGCTGATCTGAGTCTGCTTTCAGAAGCAGTACTGACAACCAAGAATGTTGCTTCAGGGAACAGATTAATTGGTGCCTACCAGCAGCTAAAGATGAGGGCCGAAAGCCGGAAACTACAAACCATCATGGAAGGAGCCGGTTTTGAAGGTATTAAGCAGGTTAACCCATTTGGCCATATTCCGATGATAGTAGGCGGTAGTCGGGGAGAATCCCCAAGCGCAGTTCGTGTGAGGCTCTTGTGGCAGGAGATGAGACAAGAAGTCGTCGAGGTATTTGATGACTTTCCACCACCTTTTGACTTCTTTGAGCGCTCAATCGAAAAAACACACGCCATGATGAGCAGCCTCTACATAAGCGATGCCTACAACTCACTATCCATCGAGGGTTACAAGGTTACGCCAGAATTAATCGAGCGTCTGTCTAAAGGTGACTGGTCGCCGAATACCATCCAAAGGGACAAGGAGCAGAAGGATGCAATGGCTGCCAGAGGCTATTACGATGCCTTCAACAAGGTGAAAGAGCTACTGCGTGAAGCACATGAAGATAAGGAAGGCTTGGACATCCACTACCTGATTGACGTTGGCTTGACTGACTGGTTCACTGCGTTGTTCAATCCCTGTGTAGATGCCGGAATTATCGACAGACTGGATTTGGCGGGATTTCGCAAAGGACCAATCTATATCCGCACTTCAATGCATGTACCGCCCTCCAGCGAGCAATTGATGGACTGTATGGAAGCACTGAAAGAGTTGATCGCTACTGAGAAACACTTTGTGGTAAAGGCTATCTTGGGGCATCTTTTTCTGGGTTATATTCATCCGTTCCCCGATGGTAATGGCCGCACTGCCAGATTCTTAATGAATTTCTTGCTGGTAATCGGAGGATACCCCTGGACGGTGATTAAACTCAAAAATAGAACTCAGTATCTATCAGCGTTAGAATCAGCCTCGGTAGGAAAGAATGTGAAGCCATTTGCAGAGTTCGTGCAGCAATCTATGCAGGAGGTAGAACACAATATGAAGTGA
- a CDS encoding Rpn family recombination-promoting nuclease/putative transposase, with the protein MAKKEKRPHHDGLFKYFLTQPETAREFLSLYLPEEIQSLCDLATLKLEPGSFVDEHLRQLHSDVLYSVETARGQGYIYCLIEHQSTPDPLMAWRLMYYAMLAMAAHLKKGHTELPLVAPLLFYHGEIRPYPYSNRWLDCFTLPEQAARLYRQAFPLVDVSVLSDEEILTHKGVALMELVQKHIRCRDMQEWLLQLVELLNAGYNTTEQRNVVLRYILLNGHTLDLSHFVHQLIEQSPEHETMLMTIAEQLEQKGLERGIKQGIELGREEGIELGREKGKVETARALLRHGVSLDIIVTSTGLSRDKIEMLKH; encoded by the coding sequence GTGGCAAAGAAAGAAAAACGGCCTCACCATGACGGATTATTTAAATATTTTTTAACGCAGCCTGAAACGGCCAGAGAGTTTCTATCCCTTTATTTGCCCGAAGAAATCCAGTCGTTGTGTGATTTAGCCACATTGAAACTGGAGCCCGGCAGTTTTGTGGATGAGCATTTACGTCAACTGCACAGTGATGTGTTGTACTCGGTCGAAACGGCCCGGGGACAGGGCTATATCTATTGCCTGATTGAACATCAGTCCACCCCTGACCCGTTAATGGCCTGGCGGCTGATGTATTATGCCATGTTAGCCATGGCGGCTCACCTGAAAAAAGGCCATACTGAACTCCCGTTGGTGGCACCTCTGCTGTTTTATCATGGTGAGATTCGGCCGTATCCTTACTCAAACCGGTGGCTGGATTGTTTCACGCTCCCCGAACAGGCGGCTCGCTTATACCGTCAGGCGTTTCCGTTGGTGGACGTCAGTGTGCTCAGCGATGAAGAGATCCTGACGCATAAAGGGGTAGCCCTGATGGAGCTGGTGCAAAAACATATTCGCTGTCGGGATATGCAGGAATGGCTCCTCCAATTGGTGGAACTCTTGAATGCAGGGTATAATACAACCGAGCAGCGCAATGTGGTGTTACGCTATATTTTACTGAATGGACATACGCTGGATCTCTCACATTTTGTCCATCAACTGATTGAACAATCTCCGGAGCATGAAACGATGTTGATGACTATTGCAGAACAGCTTGAACAAAAAGGGCTTGAGCGAGGTATCAAGCAAGGTATTGAGCTAGGTCGAGAGGAAGGTATTGAACTAGGCCGAGAGAAAGGTAAAGTGGAAACGGCTCGTGCCTTATTACGGCATGGCGTGAGTTTGGATATTATTGTCACCAGTACCGGACTGAGCCGGGATAAAATTGAAATGTTAAAGCATTAA
- a CDS encoding formamidase — MGSTGSVSAWDEALLIAAIQYPVPIIRGPEDIQVQVQQICKTMDSTKAGYPDLDFIVFPEYSAQGLNTKIWTYDEMLLSLDSPEIDCFRRACIRNDVWGVFSIMERNEDPSQIPYNTAIIINSNGEIVLHYRKLQPWVPIEPWMPGNLGMPVCEGPKGAKLAVCICHDGMFPELAREAAYKGCNVFIRISGYSTQVNDQWIWTNRTNAWQNLMYTVSVNLAGYDEVFYYFGEGTICNYDGNIIQQGQRNPWEIVTAELFPRLADKARENWALENSIFNLGCRGYVGKPGGERANYLTWVRDLANGEYKLPWDENIRIRDGWKYYPEGVKLGPLPKIDE, encoded by the coding sequence ATGGGCAGTACCGGAAGTGTCAGTGCGTGGGATGAAGCGTTATTAATTGCGGCTATTCAATATCCTGTTCCTATTATTAGGGGACCTGAAGATATTCAGGTTCAAGTGCAGCAGATTTGTAAAACAATGGATTCAACTAAAGCCGGTTATCCTGACTTGGATTTTATTGTATTTCCTGAATATTCTGCTCAGGGATTAAATACCAAGATCTGGACCTATGATGAAATGTTATTATCGTTGGACAGTCCAGAAATTGACTGTTTTCGTCGAGCTTGTATTCGTAATGATGTTTGGGGTGTGTTTTCAATAATGGAACGTAATGAAGATCCGTCACAGATACCTTATAACACCGCGATTATTATTAACAGCAATGGTGAAATTGTATTGCATTACCGTAAATTGCAGCCTTGGGTGCCGATTGAACCCTGGATGCCGGGCAATCTGGGTATGCCGGTCTGTGAGGGGCCAAAAGGTGCAAAATTGGCGGTGTGTATTTGTCATGATGGTATGTTTCCTGAATTGGCACGCGAAGCCGCCTATAAAGGTTGTAACGTTTTTATTCGCATTTCTGGTTATTCTACCCAAGTTAACGATCAATGGATTTGGACGAATCGTACTAATGCCTGGCAGAACTTAATGTATACCGTATCGGTTAATCTGGCAGGCTATGATGAGGTTTTTTATTATTTCGGTGAAGGTACAATTTGTAATTACGACGGTAATATTATCCAGCAAGGGCAGCGTAATCCGTGGGAAATTGTTACCGCCGAACTGTTCCCGCGTCTGGCGGATAAGGCTCGTGAGAATTGGGCGCTAGAGAACAGTATTTTTAATCTCGGTTGCCGAGGTTATGTCGGTAAGCCGGGCGGAGAGAGAGCTAATTATCTGACTTGGGTGCGCGATTTGGCAAACGGTGAATATAAACTGCCTTGGGATGAAAATATCCGTATTCGTGATGGCTGGAAATATTACCCAGAAGGTGTGAAACTGGGGCCATTACCGAAAATCGATGAATAA
- the rtxA gene encoding MARTX multifunctional-autoprocessing repeats-in-toxin holotoxin RtxA, translating into MGKSSNRSAEYFFTGNYFADDNDNDIEAIGFGGYIYACGGNDHITLGSIAAKVYTGTGNDTVVGGAAYLSVEDSTGNLTVKGGAGYVDIDKDGDGDISFFGAAGGVVMDHTGHHGDLDFTGTAIYNEMNRDGLTGNMIFEGSGGYNKLWHETNQGNLYFNGAGAGNKIDRTWYDNYNGSRGDVTFNGAGAANSISSRIESGDIVFNGAGADNHIIRRGKEGNIILHGAGALNRIKRIRQKEDIYAQTRGDISFEGLGGYNKIYSDVAHGNIHFSGAGAYNEISRIGMNDDFRDEALEYTQVQDIILTTATMGGSWIQKNQQVTGIKSTTEPDTYLFAFVDEMYTKISKIQLQNDPETGKLNYYATSWYKEGNYLNGLASTEISSGNGFVNTNTNDAYRLFNLMIEHHQPITIHAVGEGLSENEWVICAGGVIVRAEDITLFEAKMGGYAIFSDRQKVDVAAMRSNRQPNTYVYAKYLESCTKVVVVKLENDPVTQELKYFASAWYKAGDHTGNLANEDISLANGYRAINAGGCTLSQLQYSLNTTIRRASDRLAHTEEYRQQELVNSFARNGESSGDIQFSGAGGGNIIISSVTQGNVNFNGAGAANVLVHQSQRGEMDVNAGGVANVVVRVGDGRFLAHLLAVGNISIHKGNGNSRVVMLGGYNTHTQIGKGRASWLGAGGFNVMTQKGSGRVSSVLVGGANVLTKLGAGDLVSGMLGGANVITHITDDAEMSNTRAIALGGANVLTRKGHGDVLAVMGGGANVLTHIGNGNTTGVMLGGANILTKIGDGDTTGTLFGVGNVLTHVGSGQTLAVMGAAGNLLTRVGDGVVIAAMIGAGNLFTHVGKGDIWALMGGAVNIFTKVGDGNALALMIAAGNVFTHIGDGTSVALMLAKGNVATKVGNGMTLAAMIGGANIFTHVGNGNTFVAMIGGANVLTKVGNDLTAALMVGKANIYSHVGNGTSIGLFAGELNVMTKVGDGTTLAAMFGQANIMTHVGNGLTGVLALGEANVVTKTGNDFMGVVAGAKANVITHVGNSMTAGVLLGEGNILTKVGEGTTVGLLVSNVGNVMTHVGHGTTVGFAKGKANIITKVGNGTGVNAVWGEANILTQVGSGDRYNFAKGQANIITKVGDGQEVTIVQGDANIITHVGHGNDYTGAWGKANVITKVGDGRNVVLAKGKANIVTQVGNGDSFNALWSEGNVVTKVGDGMQVTVAKGKANITTTVGNGLNVTATHGDLNVNTKVGEGVSVNVAWGNFNVNTEVGNGLNVAVMKGKNNTNIHIGDGLGMNASYAHNNVAIKIGNGDFYSFSVAESNTQSNRLSSFFEQIKQTALGVGGSQAINYLVQGGEANTSGMHKGRGAIHLAEVSAIDGFKIDEIAPVSSDLSGRLRGSVTAVETPELGSIHDSLNINESNAPGQEANLIINGNFEQVNYGWLTTNGIEASHSAGTYGLDNKGHGERVSELDADVNTTIYQDLQNLFEGEVISLSFDFANRHNAYLTNNGMDVFWNGERVFSTSGDVAGWQNKTLALTAKTGSNRIEFKGTGLNDGVGYILDNIVAKSESSLPAKSVIEQAKQDNAAQNALSDKDRAEEDRRLLEQEKEQQLAAIAGMQTQLESTDQAALNTNGQAQRDAVKEESHAVTDELLSMTQGLDALNDVDNYHGKSGNQWRNQFAAGLLNNVQSQWERTKSTTQEELFNAQQNVTDNQQQVKKAIAQSEAGVAKSEQHRIGVQQDVIDAYKRINLKAVQLQQQRAEKAKNEANVAYQEAENRGKQDIAVAEDKVVQAQTNAKEAKQRDNAKPQRVGALGSGLSGEAYQSTAIVETSSYVNPEFVVQADGRFSAGLMEEDLAVLKEAKNRINQLPVNKLALLDKNLLTTSSQHRGAIKGDVLQKIDNKIFDLIANGKALEAYSFHFSQDGNVLEKISKIIPEIGSVLLTKGDTAESKKFMQGLCFALSARYLMEERVQGSGGGKAYMLWLKDTVKAYNDKSVNKKADINAIESALLIQYRRQNIGLVIEDLLSMQYSQSMDSSTPEAYRKANAAYGGKLKANGLAGPNINNALNYSVEGYESVMDKLRHVRKSTYISFMSEEHAMSVVVHKKLNQTVWSFYDPNYGGKSFANYNDFRRFMDTFHKGFITSYKFQASKESGQSFYIHFNKFEEGTIARYDGVWKTSRDGEQNYVLRALKEQGTVFNLGSNVTGRVIDYRKGDITLEVTAKQGKQTKKVLVDVESNNFKQAASFVQSNINKVLSYPAANRLILKVPVEGDAASPLLEKWSSSDAIKNKNAEAWEQVTVTPQTDDRTTRFSHQVIIQMEDDPVVAKAAANLAGKHPDSSVVVQLDADGKYRVVYGDSARLSGKLTRILDKKLTRSLFQEQSFGVHQKQLRGGNRLWTT; encoded by the coding sequence ATGGGGAAATCATCAAACAGGAGCGCGGAATATTTCTTTACCGGGAATTATTTCGCTGATGACAATGATAATGACATTGAGGCCATTGGATTTGGGGGTTACATTTATGCCTGCGGAGGAAATGACCATATTACGCTGGGGTCGATTGCCGCCAAAGTCTATACCGGCACAGGTAATGATACCGTAGTTGGTGGTGCAGCATATTTATCGGTCGAGGATTCTACCGGTAATCTGACCGTAAAAGGTGGTGCGGGTTACGTTGATATTGATAAAGATGGTGATGGTGATATTTCGTTTTTTGGCGCTGCGGGTGGCGTTGTTATGGATCATACCGGCCATCACGGTGATTTGGACTTTACCGGCACGGCTATTTATAACGAAATGAACCGTGACGGTTTGACGGGTAATATGATCTTCGAAGGTTCGGGCGGTTACAACAAATTATGGCACGAAACCAATCAGGGCAATTTATACTTTAATGGTGCTGGCGCGGGTAACAAAATCGACCGCACTTGGTATGACAATTACAATGGAAGCCGTGGCGATGTCACATTTAATGGCGCAGGGGCTGCAAACAGTATTAGCTCGCGGATAGAGAGCGGTGATATTGTTTTCAATGGGGCCGGTGCTGATAATCACATTATACGTAGAGGTAAAGAAGGTAATATTATCTTGCATGGTGCAGGGGCATTGAACCGAATTAAGCGTATTCGCCAAAAAGAAGATATTTATGCGCAGACTCGTGGTGATATTTCCTTTGAAGGTCTAGGGGGTTATAACAAAATTTATTCTGATGTTGCACACGGTAATATTCATTTCTCCGGTGCCGGTGCTTACAACGAAATATCTAGAATAGGTATGAATGACGATTTTCGTGATGAGGCGCTGGAATATACTCAAGTTCAAGATATCATATTAACTACAGCAACGATGGGTGGAAGTTGGATTCAAAAAAACCAGCAAGTGACAGGCATTAAATCAACGACTGAGCCTGATACTTATCTCTTTGCGTTTGTTGACGAAATGTATACAAAAATCAGCAAAATTCAGCTCCAAAATGATCCCGAAACCGGTAAGCTCAATTATTACGCCACCTCTTGGTATAAGGAAGGTAATTACCTTAATGGTCTCGCTTCAACGGAAATTTCTTCTGGTAATGGCTTTGTCAATACCAATACCAACGATGCTTATCGTCTTTTTAATTTAATGATTGAACATCACCAACCGATCACTATTCATGCGGTTGGAGAGGGTTTGTCTGAAAACGAGTGGGTTATTTGTGCTGGCGGGGTAATAGTCAGGGCGGAAGATATTACCCTCTTTGAGGCAAAGATGGGAGGGTATGCGATCTTTTCTGATCGTCAGAAAGTTGATGTTGCCGCGATGAGATCGAATCGTCAACCAAATACGTATGTGTATGCCAAGTATCTGGAATCATGCACTAAAGTAGTGGTAGTTAAATTGGAAAATGATCCTGTTACGCAGGAACTTAAATATTTTGCCAGCGCGTGGTACAAAGCGGGTGATCATACCGGTAATTTGGCAAATGAAGATATTTCGCTGGCGAACGGTTATCGCGCTATAAATGCGGGTGGCTGCACACTAAGTCAACTGCAATATAGTCTTAATACAACAATACGTCGTGCTTCTGATCGATTAGCGCATACCGAAGAGTATCGTCAGCAAGAACTTGTGAACTCATTTGCCCGTAATGGTGAGAGCTCCGGTGATATTCAATTTAGTGGCGCTGGCGGTGGAAATATTATTATATCCAGCGTCACGCAAGGCAATGTTAATTTTAACGGTGCTGGTGCTGCTAACGTCCTTGTTCATCAGAGTCAGCGTGGAGAAATGGATGTTAATGCCGGAGGGGTGGCAAATGTTGTGGTGCGGGTTGGGGATGGACGATTTCTGGCTCATCTTTTGGCAGTGGGTAATATCTCGATCCATAAAGGTAATGGTAATAGCCGGGTGGTGATGCTAGGTGGCTACAATACGCACACGCAGATAGGCAAGGGTAGAGCGAGCTGGTTAGGTGCCGGTGGTTTTAATGTCATGACCCAAAAAGGCAGTGGCCGTGTTTCCTCGGTATTGGTGGGTGGTGCCAATGTCCTGACTAAGCTTGGTGCCGGTGATTTGGTTTCCGGTATGCTCGGTGGCGCTAACGTTATCACGCATATCACTGATGATGCCGAAATGTCGAATACCCGGGCAATTGCATTGGGTGGGGCTAATGTTCTTACCAGGAAAGGGCATGGTGATGTACTAGCAGTCATGGGCGGCGGCGCAAACGTTCTGACTCATATTGGTAACGGGAATACGACAGGTGTGATGCTCGGTGGTGCCAATATCCTGACCAAAATAGGAGACGGCGATACTACTGGCACTCTGTTTGGGGTAGGTAATGTACTGACCCATGTCGGTAGCGGCCAGACTTTGGCGGTGATGGGGGCCGCAGGCAATCTCTTGACCAGAGTCGGGGATGGAGTTGTGATTGCCGCCATGATTGGTGCAGGCAACCTATTTACTCATGTTGGTAAAGGCGATATATGGGCATTGATGGGGGGTGCAGTAAACATCTTTACTAAAGTGGGTGACGGTAATGCGTTGGCACTGATGATAGCCGCAGGTAACGTGTTTACGCATATTGGGGATGGTACCAGTGTTGCCCTGATGCTGGCAAAAGGCAATGTTGCGACTAAAGTGGGTAATGGTATGACGCTGGCCGCAATGATTGGTGGGGCCAATATCTTTACCCATGTCGGGAATGGTAATACTTTTGTGGCTATGATCGGTGGGGCCAATGTGCTGACCAAAGTCGGTAATGACCTGACCGCCGCCTTAATGGTAGGGAAAGCCAATATCTATTCGCATGTGGGCAATGGCACCAGTATCGGTTTGTTTGCCGGTGAACTGAACGTGATGACGAAAGTCGGTGATGGTACAACGTTGGCGGCCATGTTTGGTCAGGCTAATATCATGACCCATGTTGGCAATGGCTTAACCGGTGTTTTGGCATTAGGAGAAGCGAATGTTGTTACCAAAACTGGTAATGATTTTATGGGGGTTGTTGCGGGGGCGAAAGCGAACGTTATTACGCATGTAGGCAACTCGATGACTGCTGGCGTACTGCTTGGCGAAGGTAATATTCTGACCAAAGTGGGAGAGGGGACAACCGTCGGCTTGCTGGTGTCGAATGTGGGGAATGTCATGACCCATGTTGGTCATGGCACAACGGTGGGGTTTGCCAAAGGTAAAGCCAATATCATCACGAAGGTTGGTAATGGTACCGGCGTAAATGCGGTTTGGGGTGAAGCGAATATCCTGACCCAAGTGGGAAGTGGTGACCGTTATAACTTCGCGAAAGGTCAAGCGAACATCATAACCAAAGTGGGTGATGGACAAGAAGTGACGATCGTTCAGGGTGACGCCAATATTATCACTCATGTTGGTCACGGTAATGATTACACTGGCGCTTGGGGCAAAGCGAATGTCATTACCAAGGTCGGTGATGGGCGTAATGTGGTGTTGGCTAAAGGTAAGGCTAACATTGTCACTCAGGTAGGTAACGGTGACAGTTTTAATGCCTTATGGAGTGAAGGCAATGTTGTCACCAAAGTGGGTGATGGCATGCAAGTCACCGTGGCAAAAGGCAAAGCGAATATCACCACCACTGTGGGAAATGGCTTAAATGTAACAGCGACGCATGGCGACCTGAATGTGAATACCAAAGTGGGTGAGGGTGTTTCCGTTAACGTGGCGTGGGGTAATTTCAATGTTAATACTGAGGTTGGTAATGGCCTGAATGTTGCGGTGATGAAAGGTAAAAATAACACCAATATTCATATTGGTGATGGTCTGGGGATGAATGCCTCTTATGCACACAATAATGTGGCGATTAAGATTGGCAACGGTGATTTCTATAGTTTCTCTGTTGCAGAAAGCAATACGCAAAGCAACAGACTCTCTTCCTTCTTTGAACAGATCAAGCAGACAGCGTTAGGTGTAGGGGGCAGTCAGGCGATCAACTATCTGGTTCAGGGCGGTGAGGCTAATACGTCTGGGATGCACAAAGGCAGAGGGGCGATTCATTTAGCCGAAGTTTCTGCTATTGATGGTTTTAAGATAGATGAAATTGCGCCGGTAAGTTCAGATTTAAGCGGTCGTTTGAGAGGTTCTGTAACAGCGGTCGAAACGCCTGAGCTCGGAAGTATCCATGATTCATTGAATATTAACGAAAGCAATGCTCCGGGGCAGGAAGCCAATCTGATCATCAATGGTAATTTTGAACAAGTTAATTATGGCTGGCTGACAACTAATGGTATTGAAGCATCTCACTCAGCCGGTACTTATGGTCTTGATAACAAGGGGCATGGAGAACGCGTCAGTGAACTTGATGCGGATGTGAACACCACGATTTATCAGGATTTACAAAACTTGTTCGAAGGAGAAGTTATTTCACTGAGCTTTGATTTTGCCAATCGTCATAATGCTTATCTTACTAACAATGGCATGGATGTTTTCTGGAATGGTGAACGGGTATTCTCAACTTCTGGAGATGTCGCTGGATGGCAAAACAAAACGTTGGCGCTAACAGCAAAAACGGGTAGTAACCGAATCGAATTTAAGGGTACAGGTTTAAATGATGGCGTAGGTTATATTCTCGATAATATTGTTGCGAAATCTGAGAGCTCACTACCCGCCAAGTCTGTTATCGAACAGGCGAAACAGGATAATGCGGCGCAAAATGCGTTAAGTGATAAAGATAGAGCTGAAGAAGATCGCCGTCTCTTAGAACAAGAAAAAGAGCAGCAACTGGCAGCAATTGCAGGAATGCAGACTCAACTGGAATCAACAGATCAGGCAGCGCTAAACACCAATGGGCAAGCGCAGCGTGATGCGGTAAAAGAAGAATCACACGCAGTAACAGATGAACTGCTCTCCATGACTCAAGGTCTGGATGCACTGAATGACGTTGATAATTACCACGGTAAATCAGGTAACCAATGGCGTAATCAATTTGCCGCTGGATTATTGAACAATGTTCAGAGTCAATGGGAACGCACCAAATCTACTACACAGGAAGAGTTATTTAATGCTCAGCAAAATGTTACCGATAATCAACAACAAGTAAAAAAAGCGATTGCGCAATCGGAGGCTGGTGTAGCGAAAAGTGAGCAGCATCGTATTGGTGTGCAACAAGATGTCATAGATGCTTATAAAAGAATAAATTTGAAAGCGGTACAGTTACAACAACAGCGAGCAGAAAAAGCCAAAAATGAGGCTAACGTTGCCTACCAAGAGGCGGAGAATCGAGGCAAACAGGATATTGCCGTGGCTGAGGATAAAGTGGTTCAGGCACAGACTAATGCAAAGGAAGCGAAACAGAGAGACAATGCTAAACCGCAGCGAGTGGGTGCCCTTGGCAGTGGTTTGTCTGGAGAGGCTTACCAGTCCACGGCTATAGTTGAAACTAGCAGTTATGTTAACCCCGAGTTTGTTGTACAGGCAGATGGACGATTCAGTGCAGGATTGATGGAAGAAGATCTGGCCGTACTGAAAGAGGCAAAAAACAGGATTAATCAGTTGCCGGTCAATAAGCTAGCACTGTTGGATAAAAATCTGCTGACAACATCTTCTCAACATCGTGGGGCAATCAAAGGGGATGTGCTACAAAAAATTGATAATAAGATCTTCGACCTTATCGCGAATGGGAAAGCGCTGGAGGCTTATTCATTCCATTTTAGCCAGGATGGTAATGTGTTGGAAAAAATCAGCAAAATCATCCCGGAAATTGGCAGTGTGCTCCTGACTAAAGGGGATACCGCTGAGTCTAAAAAGTTCATGCAAGGATTGTGTTTTGCTTTATCTGCCCGTTACTTAATGGAAGAACGTGTACAGGGTTCAGGGGGAGGTAAAGCTTATATGTTGTGGTTAAAAGACACGGTAAAAGCCTATAACGACAAATCAGTCAATAAGAAAGCCGATATTAACGCCATTGAATCGGCTTTGTTGATTCAATATCGCCGTCAAAATATTGGGCTGGTTATTGAAGATTTATTATCGATGCAGTACAGCCAGTCTATGGATAGCTCTACCCCTGAAGCTTATAGAAAAGCGAATGCTGCTTATGGCGGCAAATTGAAAGCTAATGGATTGGCCGGGCCGAATATTAATAATGCACTGAATTACTCTGTTGAAGGCTATGAATCCGTCATGGATAAGTTGCGTCATGTGAGAAAGTCGACTTACATATCATTCATGTCTGAAGAACATGCCATGTCCGTTGTGGTGCATAAAAAACTTAATCAAACAGTTTGGTCATTTTATGATCCTAATTATGGTGGTAAATCGTTTGCTAACTATAACGATTTCCGCCGTTTTATGGATACGTTTCATAAAGGGTTTATAACGAGTTATAAATTCCAGGCAAGTAAAGAGTCTGGCCAAAGCTTTTATATTCACTTTAATAAGTTTGAAGAGGGAACCATTGCGAGATATGACGGCGTTTGGAAAACGTCACGTGATGGTGAACAAAACTACGTATTGCGTGCATTGAAAGAGCAAGGCACGGTATTTAACTTAGGTTCAAACGTCACTGGGCGTGTCATTGATTACCGGAAAGGTGATATCACCTTGGAAGTAACGGCTAAGCAAGGTAAACAAACGAAGAAGGTTCTGGTTGACGTTGAGAGCAATAACTTTAAGCAAGCTGCCAGCTTTGTGCAGTCGAATATCAATAAAGTCCTCTCTTATCCGGCAGCAAACCGGCTGATACTGAAAGTGCCGGTTGAGGGGGATGCGGCAAGCCCCTTACTGGAAAAATGGTCATCAAGTGACGCGATCAAAAATAAAAATGCAGAGGCGTGGGAGCAGGTAACCGTCACCCCACAAACCGATGATCGTACAACTCGTTTTAGTCATCAGGTCATTATTCAAATGGAGGATGACCCGGTCGTTGCCAAAGCCGCCGCCAATCTGGCCGGTAAACACCCAGATTCCAGTGTGGTTGTACAACTCGATGCTGACGGTAAATATCGTGTCGTTTATGGCGACTCTGCCAGATTATCCGGTAAGTTAACCCGAATTCTGGATAAGAAATTGACGAGAAGCCTGTTCCAGGAGCAAAGTTTTGGTGTGCACCAAAAACAGCTCCGAGGGGGGAACAGGCTATGGACAACTTAG